From a single Candidatus Binatus sp. genomic region:
- the gloB gene encoding hydroxyacylglutathione hydrolase — translation MPIVTAPQLSDNYAYLVIDDGSKQCAAVDCAEPDKLIAAAKSHGATIVAVLTTHWHGDHCGGNSGIASKVQGLKVYGASAEGGRIPALTNPVADGDLIRIGALEGRVIGIPAHTNGHVAYYFPTLGAVFTGDTMFVGGCGRVFEGKASMMVAALKKLATLPDATRVYCGHEYTEKNLRFALTLEPGNQALEKKHQWSLKTRAENQFTVPSTIGDEKQTNPFLRTDSPELRANLKQRDPSVDDDPIAIFAKLRELKDHF, via the coding sequence ATGCCAATCGTCACCGCCCCGCAGCTATCGGACAACTACGCGTACCTGGTGATCGACGACGGCAGCAAGCAATGCGCGGCGGTCGATTGCGCCGAGCCCGACAAGCTGATCGCGGCGGCGAAATCGCACGGCGCTACAATCGTCGCAGTGCTGACCACGCACTGGCACGGCGATCATTGCGGCGGCAACAGCGGCATCGCGTCCAAAGTGCAGGGACTCAAAGTGTACGGCGCGAGCGCGGAAGGCGGAAGGATTCCGGCGTTGACAAATCCGGTCGCCGACGGCGACCTGATTCGAATCGGCGCGCTCGAAGGCCGCGTGATCGGAATTCCGGCGCATACCAACGGACACGTCGCCTACTATTTTCCAACGCTCGGCGCGGTGTTCACCGGAGACACGATGTTTGTGGGCGGATGCGGCCGCGTGTTCGAGGGGAAGGCATCGATGATGGTGGCGGCGCTCAAAAAACTCGCGACGCTGCCCGACGCGACCCGGGTTTATTGCGGCCACGAGTACACCGAAAAAAATCTACGCTTTGCGCTGACGCTGGAGCCGGGGAACCAGGCGCTGGAAAAGAAGCACCAGTGGAGCCTGAAAACGCGCGCGGAAAACCAGTTCACGGTGCCATCCACCATCGGCGACGAGAAGCAGACCAATCCATTTCTGCGTACCGACAGCCCCGAGCTGCGGGCGAATCTGAAACAGCGCGATCCGTCGGTGGACGACGATCCGATCGCGATTTTTGCCAAGCTCCGCGAACTCAAGGACCATTTCTAG
- a CDS encoding MBL fold metallo-hydrolase encodes MNPNRTASNGAPVTVTLLGTGDAFASFGRSQSGYLIDAPGGRILMEAGPGLMPALKSNAVAPDSFDLVLISHLHGDHFAGLPFLILDYMWETPRKRLLTIAGPPRLEQRTWLLMRTMFPHFELDKIKRKLKFVVLEPGSSTRLGKFKVRAIRSPHTKPDISLSLRIDGGGKSIVFSGDTGWNDELVELSAGADLFLCECTYYESTELNFHLNYPLLAANRDKFKVRRMVLTHLGREVLSRADEIVLEMGYDGMKIEI; translated from the coding sequence ATGAATCCGAATCGCACGGCATCGAACGGTGCGCCGGTAACCGTGACTCTGTTGGGCACCGGCGATGCGTTCGCGAGTTTCGGCCGTTCACAATCGGGCTACCTGATCGACGCGCCCGGCGGGCGGATCCTGATGGAAGCGGGGCCCGGCCTGATGCCTGCGCTCAAGAGCAACGCCGTCGCGCCCGACAGCTTCGACCTGGTGCTCATCAGCCATCTGCACGGCGATCATTTCGCCGGCCTGCCGTTCCTGATTCTCGACTACATGTGGGAGACGCCGCGCAAGCGGCTGCTGACCATTGCGGGCCCGCCCCGGCTCGAGCAGCGGACGTGGCTGCTGATGCGCACGATGTTTCCGCATTTCGAACTCGACAAAATAAAGCGCAAGCTGAAGTTCGTGGTGCTCGAACCGGGCAGCTCGACGCGGCTGGGCAAGTTCAAGGTGCGCGCGATCCGCAGTCCGCACACCAAGCCCGACATCTCGCTGTCGCTCAGAATCGACGGCGGCGGCAAGTCGATAGTTTTCTCGGGCGACACCGGATGGAACGATGAGCTGGTCGAGCTCAGCGCCGGCGCCGATCTGTTCCTGTGCGAATGCACCTACTACGAGAGCACGGAGCTGAACTTTCATCTCAACTACCCGCTGCTGGCGGCCAATCGCGACAAGTTCAAGGTGCGCCGAATGGTGCTGACGCATCTTGGGCGCGAAGTGCTGAGCCGCGCCGATGAGATCGTTCTTGAAATGGGCTATGACGGGATGAAGATCGAAATCTGA
- a CDS encoding CopD family protein: MNALRGCLIALHIFGVVFWLGGLLMIASLLARVPEEVGLPKERFLGVARGLFEATTNLGAAITIFLGLLLILTNPPVLRQGWFHVKLALVAVLLFYHVRFYRRIMFLEENPSQSTRREYRVIHGMVSLLLIAILMLAVTKPF, from the coding sequence ATGAACGCGCTTCGCGGCTGCCTTATCGCACTGCATATCTTCGGCGTCGTTTTCTGGCTGGGCGGGCTGCTGATGATCGCCAGCCTGCTGGCGCGCGTGCCCGAAGAAGTCGGACTGCCCAAGGAACGCTTCCTCGGCGTGGCGCGCGGATTGTTCGAGGCCACAACCAACCTCGGGGCAGCAATCACGATCTTTCTTGGACTTCTGCTGATCCTGACAAATCCGCCGGTGTTGCGGCAGGGATGGTTCCACGTGAAGCTGGCGCTGGTCGCGGTGCTGCTCTTTTATCACGTGCGGTTTTACCGCCGGATCATGTTCCTCGAGGAAAATCCGAGCCAGTCAACGCGTCGCGAGTATCGCGTCATCCACGGGATGGTGAGCCTGCTGTTGATCGCGATCCTGATGCTGGCCGTGACGAAACCGTTCTAG
- a CDS encoding secondary thiamine-phosphate synthase enzyme YjbQ: MLSHTKYLTMKVPNRMDFVNITGEVEKAVKESRVREGLCLVNAMHITASVFINDDEPGLHEDYKRWLEWLAPYDPSPERYHHNRTGEDNGDAHHKRQVMGREVVVAITAGKLDFGPWEQIFYGEFDGRRPKRILIKVLGE, encoded by the coding sequence ATGCTGTCGCATACGAAATATCTCACCATGAAGGTGCCCAACCGGATGGATTTCGTGAACATCACGGGCGAAGTTGAAAAGGCGGTGAAGGAAAGCCGCGTGCGCGAGGGCCTCTGCCTCGTCAATGCGATGCACATCACCGCCTCGGTCTTCATCAATGACGACGAGCCCGGCCTTCACGAAGATTACAAGCGATGGCTGGAATGGCTGGCGCCGTACGACCCAAGCCCCGAGCGCTATCATCATAATCGCACCGGCGAGGACAACGGCGACGCGCATCACAAGCGCCAGGTGATGGGCCGCGAAGTCGTAGTCGCGATCACGGCCGGCAAGCTCGACTTCGGTCCCTGGGAACAGATCTTCTACGGCGAGTTCGACGGACGGCGCCCCAAGCGCATCCTGATCAAGGTGCTCGGCGAGTAG
- a CDS encoding enoyl-ACP reductase has product MGIVQGKRALIVGVANEKSLAWSIAQRLAAEGAEIALTYQGEILEKRVRPLAAQIQADVIGELDVTDDAQIASVFAALKKKWNGLDLLVHAVAFAEREDLRDRFLTVSRANFAKSMEISAYSLVALARAAEPLMEARGGGSILTLSYLGAVRAIPNYNMMGVAKAALEACVRYLSVDLGAGNIRVNALSAGPARTLSSSAIRDFHTMAHEVEARAPLRRAMKIEEVGKMATAVLSDFSSGVTGQTLYVDVGYNIVGV; this is encoded by the coding sequence ATGGGCATAGTACAGGGCAAGCGGGCGTTGATCGTCGGCGTCGCAAACGAAAAAAGCCTGGCGTGGTCGATAGCGCAGCGGCTGGCCGCCGAGGGCGCCGAGATCGCGCTGACCTACCAGGGCGAGATCCTGGAAAAGCGCGTCCGTCCGCTGGCGGCGCAAATCCAGGCCGACGTGATCGGCGAGCTCGATGTGACCGACGACGCGCAAATCGCGTCCGTGTTTGCGGCGCTCAAGAAAAAATGGAACGGGCTGGACCTGCTCGTGCATGCGGTCGCGTTTGCCGAGCGTGAAGATCTCCGCGATCGATTTCTGACGGTCAGCCGCGCCAATTTTGCGAAGTCGATGGAAATCAGCGCCTACTCGCTGGTCGCGCTCGCCCGCGCCGCGGAACCGCTGATGGAAGCGCGCGGCGGCGGATCGATCCTGACGCTCAGCTACCTCGGCGCGGTCCGTGCGATCCCCAATTACAACATGATGGGTGTGGCCAAGGCGGCCTTGGAGGCCTGCGTGCGCTATCTGTCGGTCGATCTGGGGGCCGGGAATATACGAGTCAACGCGCTCAGCGCCGGGCCCGCGCGCACGCTCTCGTCGTCGGCGATTCGCGACTTCCATACGATGGCGCACGAGGTCGAGGCGCGCGCGCCGCTGCGGCGCGCGATGAAGATCGAGGAAGTCGGCAAGATGGCGACTGCGGTGCTGAGCGATTTTTCCAGCGGCGTCACGGGCCAGACGCTTTACGTGGACGTGGGCTACAATATCGTCGGCGTCTAG
- a CDS encoding acetyl-CoA hydrolase/transferase family protein, translated as MAISYQGELKRKKVSADEAAARVKSGDWVEYGFGLGQPDLFDRALAERVRKLKRVKIRGCLAMRPRAAAEADPEQRHLVYLSWYFSGLERKMYDRGLAHHIPMNFGEAPDTYRRLIDVDVAVLKTAPMDEHGFFNFGPSVTYHKAISERARTMIVETDASMPYVFGIENAVHINDVEFVLDAGASAMPELKYPAANAVDQKVAQLIAPEISSGACIQIGIGAMPNAVCELLAAAPIKDLGIHTEMFVDSLVSLYQAGKVTGAHKATNRYQMAYTFAAGSKRMYDFLDRNAACFAGSVDYTNLPHRIMLNDCVISICNAAQIDLTGQACSESAGIRQISGTGGQLQFVRGARDSRGGKSFLCLASTHERAGRRASRIVARIDDSNIVTTPRSDVMYVVTEYGMVNLKGKSVPERARALISIAHPDFREELELKAREYRLIPRVVF; from the coding sequence ATGGCGATTTCCTATCAGGGAGAACTGAAGCGCAAAAAAGTCAGCGCCGATGAGGCGGCGGCGCGAGTCAAATCCGGCGATTGGGTCGAGTACGGATTCGGACTCGGGCAGCCGGACTTGTTCGATCGCGCGCTGGCCGAACGAGTGCGCAAGCTCAAGCGCGTAAAGATCCGCGGATGCCTTGCGATGCGCCCTCGCGCGGCGGCCGAGGCTGATCCCGAACAACGTCATCTCGTTTACCTGTCGTGGTATTTTTCGGGACTGGAACGAAAGATGTACGACCGCGGCCTGGCCCATCATATACCGATGAACTTCGGCGAGGCGCCCGACACCTATCGCCGCCTCATCGACGTGGACGTCGCGGTGTTGAAGACGGCGCCGATGGACGAGCACGGATTTTTCAACTTCGGCCCGTCGGTCACGTATCACAAGGCGATCAGCGAAAGAGCCAGGACCATGATCGTCGAGACCGACGCGAGCATGCCTTACGTTTTCGGAATCGAAAACGCGGTGCATATAAATGATGTCGAGTTCGTGCTGGACGCCGGCGCATCCGCGATGCCAGAGCTGAAGTATCCCGCCGCGAATGCGGTCGATCAGAAAGTCGCGCAACTGATCGCGCCGGAAATTTCCAGCGGCGCCTGCATCCAGATTGGGATCGGCGCGATGCCCAACGCGGTCTGCGAGCTGCTGGCGGCGGCGCCGATCAAGGATCTCGGCATTCACACCGAAATGTTCGTCGATTCGCTCGTCTCGCTTTACCAGGCCGGCAAGGTGACCGGCGCGCACAAAGCGACCAACCGCTACCAGATGGCGTACACCTTCGCGGCGGGTTCGAAACGGATGTACGACTTTCTCGATCGCAACGCCGCATGCTTTGCGGGTTCGGTCGATTACACCAACCTGCCGCATCGCATAATGCTCAACGACTGCGTCATCTCGATCTGCAACGCGGCGCAAATCGATCTCACCGGACAGGCGTGCTCCGAGTCGGCCGGAATCCGGCAGATAAGCGGCACCGGAGGACAACTGCAATTCGTGCGCGGCGCGCGCGACTCGCGCGGGGGCAAATCATTTCTATGCCTCGCCTCGACCCACGAGCGCGCGGGCCGGCGCGCCAGCCGAATCGTCGCGCGAATCGACGACTCCAACATCGTGACGACGCCGCGCAGCGACGTGATGTACGTGGTGACCGAGTATGGAATGGTCAACCTGAAAGGCAAATCGGTTCCGGAGCGCGCGCGCGCGTTGATCTCGATCGCGCATCCTGATTTCCGCGAAGAACTGGAACTTAAGGCTCGCGAGTATCGGCTGATCCCGCGCGTTGTTTTCTGA
- a CDS encoding MFS transporter, giving the protein MPSIEPVKQAPASAEPAAASRLILFLTVFIDLLGFGIVIPFLPMFAHKMGVGAVGVGLLLSIYSLTQFVFAPILGRISDRIGRRPILLLGLLGSSIGYLIYGFAGTFFWLLASRAMHGACAATISTAQAYIADTTDDEHRAKGMGLIGAAFGLGFVLGPALGGIMGQSSLRAPVFFASALTLANFIFAAARLPESHHADRSTPLDLSHFIAPLLAIPRQLLRHRLARMFAIAFLLTFSLSALEATFALMVPAVYGYGAFGIGVLLAFSGLMQALAQGYLLGKIVGRFGEARLLKIGLLAMIVGLAPMGSISSHGALLAMLAAVSVGYGFASPSIASLISRNTDRDLQGEVMGVNQSAMSLARICGPIAGGLAYQLLGPAAPYLGGAVVVMLALATTNRIDAHAS; this is encoded by the coding sequence ATGCCAAGTATCGAACCAGTCAAGCAAGCGCCCGCCAGCGCCGAGCCGGCCGCGGCCTCGCGGCTGATACTTTTTCTGACCGTCTTCATCGACCTGCTCGGCTTCGGCATCGTCATTCCGTTCCTGCCGATGTTCGCGCACAAGATGGGCGTCGGCGCGGTCGGAGTGGGGTTGCTGCTTTCGATCTATTCGCTGACGCAGTTCGTGTTTGCGCCGATCCTGGGCCGAATCTCCGATCGCATCGGACGCCGGCCGATCCTCCTGCTGGGACTGCTCGGCTCATCGATCGGCTACTTGATCTACGGATTTGCCGGAACGTTTTTCTGGCTGCTCGCGTCGCGCGCGATGCACGGCGCATGCGCCGCAACGATTTCGACCGCGCAGGCCTACATCGCCGACACCACCGACGACGAGCATCGCGCCAAGGGCATGGGACTCATCGGTGCGGCGTTCGGACTCGGCTTCGTGCTGGGGCCGGCGCTCGGCGGAATCATGGGGCAATCGAGTTTGCGGGCGCCGGTGTTCTTTGCCAGCGCGCTGACGCTGGCGAATTTCATCTTCGCCGCGGCCAGACTGCCCGAGTCGCATCATGCCGATCGCTCCACGCCGCTGGACCTCTCCCACTTCATCGCGCCGCTGCTGGCAATCCCGCGCCAGTTGCTCCGCCATCGGCTGGCGCGGATGTTCGCGATTGCATTTCTGCTGACGTTCTCGCTGTCCGCGCTCGAAGCGACGTTTGCGCTGATGGTGCCCGCGGTTTACGGTTACGGCGCGTTCGGCATCGGCGTATTGCTCGCCTTCTCCGGCCTGATGCAGGCGCTGGCGCAGGGCTATCTGCTGGGAAAAATCGTGGGCCGATTCGGCGAGGCGCGGCTGCTGAAAATCGGACTGCTGGCGATGATCGTCGGGTTGGCACCGATGGGCTCGATTTCATCGCACGGCGCGTTGCTCGCGATGCTGGCGGCGGTCTCCGTAGGTTACGGTTTCGCAAGCCCGTCGATCGCCAGCCTAATCTCGCGCAACACCGACCGCGATTTGCAGGGTGAAGTGATGGGCGTGAATCAGTCTGCCATGTCGCTCGCGCGCATCTGCGGCCCGATCGCGGGCGGCCTGGCGTATCAACTGCTGGGACCGGCGGCGCCCTACCTCGGCGGCGCCGTTGTCGTTATGCTCGCGCTCGCGACCACCAACCGAATCGATGCTCACGCATCCTGA